In Chthoniobacterales bacterium, the genomic stretch GTCGACCTCCGGCGCGAGCCAGACCGCGAACGTCTCCGCGAAATCCTCGTCCGGATGGCTTTGCGCGTACCAATCATCGAGGTTTACGACATAACTGCGGCTGAACGGCTGCGGGTGATAAACATCCGGCGTCTGGTCCCGCGAGGTGCGCCCGAAATGTTCCTGCCATTTTTTCTTTTTCGGCAACCGGTAGGCGTAGCTGTAAGCGTGAGCCGCCTCGTGCCTGATCAATTTCATGAACCACTCTTTTGTCCCGCCCTCGACCTCGAGCATCATCGTTTTCTCGAGGGCGCGGAGGCGGTCGTGGACGAGGAAGAACGGAATGAAAATCGCCGGGATGCCGACGGGGACGAACCATTCATCGCCGATGTGGCAGGGCGGATGAAAGACGAGGCCCTTGGCGGAAAGCTCGTCCTGGAATTGCCGGATGAGCGGTTCGAGGGCGGTGCCTTCGAGGCGGAGGCCGAGCTTGGAAATCCGGCGTTCGAGAAGGTCCTGGTCGCTCAGTGACGCCCAATCCGCTGCTTCCATTTGGCCGCACCGTATCAGGCCAGAGCAACGGTGTCATGTCGTACCGTCGCGGAATGGGGCTGGAACGCGCTTGAGAATCTTGACGGCTTAAAGCCGTCAAGATTTCGTTGGGTAGCCATTCGGCCGGAGGTACCGGAGACAGCCTGTCTCTGGCTGTTGCTTTTGATGGAGCCGGCACGCCATCGTGCCCTACGGGATCTGCTGCGATGCTAATCCCAACGGCTCGTTGGCGAGCCGTCTCCATTTGAGAGGTCTCCAAGCCTAGAACTTCTTGGTCAGGGCGACGTAATAGTAGCGATTCCGGATCGAGTAGAGCGAGGTGTCGTAGTTATCGTTGAACGCTGCCAGCACCGTCGGTGGATTCCGGTCGAAGGCGTTGTTGACGCCGACCGTCAATCTCGTGCCCCAAAGCAATCGTTGCCAGATCGATGAGGTGTCGGCGGCTGTCGGGGTGACGCTCTTGCTCTCTTTCACATAAGGCGCTGGCTCCGGCGGCGGTTTCACAAACTCGTAGCTCAGTTGCAGATCGAGGGTGAGGTAGCTCGGGACGTTCCGGCGTCCGTCGCGGGGATAATTAAAATTATCGAAGGCCGGATCATCTCGGAAATCCCCAACATAATTTCCGGTGGCGACGAGATCGAGATGTCTCCATTCCCATTCGCCGCGAAGAAATCCTTTGTTCCAAGGGATTGCTCCGGGGACAAAGGGCAGCGTCTGATTGTCGTAATTTCCGAGAAAGCTGCGGTACGGTCCTGTCCCGGGCTGCGCCTTCCAGGTGAAGAAATGATTCCATCCGCCGGAGAACGTGAATTTACCCCATCGCTCTGTTGGAATCTCATAGATTGCCGTCACGTCCAATCCCTGAACATGGCGTTTGCCGGCGTTGCCGAAGGGAGAGTAGACGCACTGGACAGTCCCATTGGCGTCCCGGACTACGCCGATATTTGTGACGGGATCGATGCTCGCATCGCAGAAAGGAGCGCCAGTTGGATCAACCTGGCGAGGTGCCAGGATGTTCTGATCAATTAATACCTGCGCGAAGGTCTCAGGCTCCAGAATCAGGTTCGTGGTGTAGAGCTGATAAAAGTCGGCCGTCATCGTAAAGCCAGGAGCATACTTCGGCGCCCAGACCACGCCGGCCGAGTAGGAGTCGGTCGTCTCGGCTTTGAGGGTCGGATTTCCACTCGCAATCACAGGGGGAGGCAGAGGAGGGAAGCCTACTCCAAAAAGCGGGGTGAAAACCTCGGTAATGGGCGTGAAAAGCTCGACGAAATCAGGCGGACGGATCGATTGCCCCCAGGAAGCGCGTACTACCAGATCCGGAATAGGTTGATATCGAAGCGCAAGGCGCGGCGAGCCGCCGAAGTTTTCATCGGGATTGTCGTTCGCAAAGGAGGCCGATCTGGAAAACGAAGGCGGTGTTGTCTGCAAAAGATTCGTGTCAGTAAATTCCTCGTGACGCCAGGCGAGCGACAAATCGAGCGAACGGACGAACGGCACGTTCATGGATGAAGTAATCAGCGGAATTGCGACCTCGAAAAACCAGGAGTCGACTTCCTGCCGGAACTTCAACGGGGCCTGTTGATTGAAGCCGAGCTGATCGCCGGACGCCTGGACGACGTCCGGGATTTGTTTTGAATTGGCCTCCCGGTGCTCATAACCGACGGCGGCATCGATCCCGCCGTTCCACCAATTAGGAAAGAAATGGGCATTGGCCTTGGCATCGTAAAGAAAGTCGCGCTCGAAGAAGGACGAGTGCCCGATGTAGAAAGCGCCTCCCTGCGTCCAGTCCAGAGTCGCCAGACTGTTGTCGTAGGGCGCGGTTCCAATCGGGACCCCAGTCTTGAACTGAGGAGCGGTGGGGTTGGTGTTGTTGTAGATGGGAGCGGTTCCGGTAATCGGCGCGAATTGGCCGATGAACGGGTTAAAGGTGCCGGCGAAAGGCGTGGATGGAAGGGGCGCCACTGGGTTAACAAATCCTGGCGGAGCGATTAGCGCCCGGATGTAAGAGCGTCGTGCGTCGCCACTATCGGTCCGGTTCTGGGAGAAATCTTCGTAAACAAAACCGGTGTCGTAGCCGAAGCGGCTAATGAATGCGTTGTCGCGAAGATGATCGAAGTCTCCGTTGATCCCAGCTACGTAACGCTGATAATCGTGGTCGAAGAATGATCTGCGACCAGAGGCAGCGGGGAATTCCTGCTGAAGGCGATATCGGACCGAACCGAGATTGTCGGCAAAGGGGTTGAACTGGGACGCGCGCGCTTCACTCCGGCCGGCGGTGCCTTGACCCGCGGCGCTCGAAAGGGTGAAGGGAGTGCCGGCCTGACCGTTATCCTGCTTGGTGTGAGAGTCCAGGATGTCCCCGTAAAGCTGGAGACCGTCGCCAAAGATTTTGTATCTGCCGGTGACGAAATACATCGCCTTCTCGACGGCGGGAATCGCCGGGGTAAAGGCCCGGAAATTGAACCGGTTTGGATCGGTGCCGGGAGGAACATCAAACGCCCGATAGCTGGCTGGAGTAACATTGACCGTGCTCTGATTGATAAGCGTTAGCTGTCCCGCAGGTGCGCCACCCTGCGCCGTAGCGATGCTGACGCGGCCAGCATAGGTGGGGCTATTGTTATTGAGGCCGCCGAACCCCAGACCGGTAGAATCGTTACTTAGATCGGCGGTGCGCGAGATTTCTCGATCCCGCGAATAGAGGTTGGCGCGGGAATAATATTCTCCGGCTGCTGCAATGGAGACTTTGCCATCCAAGCCAGTCACGCCGCCCTTGAGGTAAACTTGGCGCACATGCGCGTCCGAGTCCGTGGTGTTGCCATAGAGCGCAAAGAGTTCCGCGCCTTCGTAGGGCTTTTCCCCGGGCCCATTGATGAGGATGAAGTTCACCACCCCACCCACCGCGTCGGAGCCGTAAATGACGCCGGCCCCATCTTTCAGGATCTCCGTGCGACTCAGAGAACCGATCGCGATGGCGTTGATGTCGGAGAGTGCAAATGCGCGACGACCATTAATGAGGATCAGCGTGCTTTCCGGACCCAGAGCGCGAAGGTTGATGGCCGCGCTGCCATTGCCACCGTTTGAATCATTTTCCGTTGCGGTGGTGCCGACGAAGGAAGGTAGCTCACGCAGACCTTCAATCGGCGTATTGGCGCCGTGCTTTTGTAGGAAGCCCGCCGTATAAACGACAACCGGCAAGGCCGATTCGGTTTCGGCGACTGGGATTGGGTGGTCCAGGGTTATTATGCGCTCCACAATCGCGGCGGACGGACTCGGCGAGGTAGTCTGAGCATGAAGACTGAGCGGCAAAACAAAGAAGACCGCGACAAGAGTGATGAGGGCCGCGCGAAAAGGTGACTTCACAAGCTCCAAGGGTTCGAGCCGAGCCTGCTGAACCTCAAGCCAGATTACAAGCTTTTGCTGGAGCCGGCCCGCCATCGGGCCGCACGGGGATCTGAATTCGATGCCAGTTCCCAACGGCACGAAGGCGTGCCGTCTCCATTCCGACGCCTGCCTAATCCACGTAACGCTGCGCGATCGGCATCCGGCGGCCGACGCCGAAGGCGCGGCTCGTTACCTTGATGCCGGGCGCGGCTTGTTCGCGTTTGTATTCGTTGATGTCCACGCGGCGCTGCACCCAGCGCACTGTCTTTTCCTCGAAGCCGTGCGCAATGATGTCGCGCGCGCTGAGATTTTCTTCGACGTAGAGTCGCAGGATTTCGTCGAGGACGTCGTAGGGCGGCAGCGTGTCCTGGTCTTTCTGGCCCGGTTTCAACTCGGCGCTGGGCGGTTTCTCGATTGTGGAAACCGGAATGATCTCCCGCTTGGAATTGAGCCAGCGCGCCAGTTGGAAGACCATCGTCTTCGGTACGTCGCTGATCACCGCGAGGCCGCCGGCCATGTCGCCGTAGATCGTGCAGTAGCCGACCGACAGCTCGCTCTTATTTCCCGTGCTGAGCACAATGTGCCCAAACTTGTTCGAGAGCGACATCAGGATCATCCCGCGCAGGCGCGCCTGCATGTTTTCTTCCGTCGTGTCTTCGGGCAAGCCGGCGAAAATTTCCGCGAACTGCGCCTTGAACGCGGCGAACGCGTTCCCGATCGGAACGTGAAGACATTTGATGCCGAGGTTTTTCGCGAGGGCGACGGCGTCATCGATGCTGGCCTGCGAAGAATAAGGGCTCGGCATCGACACTCCGACGACGTTCGCCGGGCCAAGCGCTTCGACGGCAATCGCCGCCACCACCGCGGAATCGATCCCGCCGCTCAAGCCGAGCACCGCCGATTTGAAACCGCACTTGTCCAGGTAGTCGCGGACGCCGAGCGAAAGCGCCGCGAACAGATCGGCCGGCGTTTCGCTTTCCTTCAATTCGATCGACTGGGCCGCGTCAGTATCGACGATCGCTTCCGTAGTGCGGAAACCGGGCAGCTGCGCGATCAATTGGCCCGATGAATTCACGGCGATCGAGTTGCCGTCGAAAACCAGCTGGTCGTTCCCGCCGACGGCGTTGCAATAACAGATCGGCCGGTTATGGGCCCGGGCTAGCGCCGACACCATTTCGTGCCGGATCGCCGGTTTATTGAGGCTAAAGGGCGACGCGCTGAGATTGAGAATGATCTCGGCTCCCTGTTCCACGAGGGCCCGGACCGGCTCGAGGTCGTAGAGGGGCCGCGGCAGATAATGCTCGGTCCAGATATCTTCGCAAATGGTCACGCCGATCTTTCGAGCGCCGAGGAGGAGCGGCTTCACGTCGCACTCCGGCTCGAAATAGCGGTCCTCATCGAAAACGTCGTAGGTCGGCAGGAGCGACTTGTGGGTTTTTGAGATCGGCGCGCCGGGCTGGAGGAGCGCCGCCGCATTGTGAAAGGGTTTCCCGCGCCCCTGGTTGCGCTCGACAAAACCGACGAGAAGCGCGGCGTTGCGAAGGCGGGCCTGAAGTTTGTCGAGGACCTCGAGATTTTGGGGGACGAACTGTGATTTGAAGACGAGGTCCTGCGGCGGATAACCGGTTATGGCGAGCTCCGGTGTAACGACGAGTTCCGCTCCGGCGGCCGCGAGACGCTCGTAAGCGCCGGCGATTTTCTCAAAGTTTCCGCTCAAATCTCCAACGGTCGGATTGATTTGGGCGAAACCGATCTTCACCTCTTAAACTATGCGCCGGTTCAGGGTCGGCAAGGCGGGTGTCGTGCTTCGTTCTCTTGCTCTTGCTCTTGCTCTTGCTCCCGGGGGGAAGGGATGCCGTCAGGGGAGGAGTAAGAGTAAGAGGAAGAGTAAGAGTCCGGCGGGGCGCAGGACCTACGGTCTCTTCGAGAGGCCGCCCGGGACGGTATGTTTATAGCCGGCGTTCAGGGCGTCATCGGCGCCGGTGACGAAGACCTTGCCCCATTGAATGAGGGCCGCGGCCAGAAACCCGGCGATCGCACAAAGAATGACTTTCTGAAGGAACGTCGCGTGCATTAGCCCCTGCCAAGAAGCAGAAGCGGTGCCGTAGGCGGCTACCAGAAGCCCCATTGCCGAGTGGCCATGATCCAAAGCCCGAGGCAGAGGTTGGTGACGGCATGGGCGAGAACACACGAGGCCAGGTTCCGGGTCCGGTAAGCGACGTAATTGTATAGCGCTCCGGTGATTAGAGCGGCGACCCAATCCGCCATGGAATGCGCCAACCCGAACCCCAGGGTCACGCCCGCGAAGGAAAGCCAGGTGAACGTGCCGAACGGCACCCGAAAAAACTTCTCATCGACCAGGTAGCGGAGGAGGAACCCACGCCAGAAAATCTCTTCGACCAGCGGGACGACGACAACCAGGCGCAGGAATCGCAACAGGATGGTCGACCAATACAGGACTGGCTGGCCCGCAAAGGTGTCCGGGTTGAAACCGGTCAGGCGCGAGGGAAACCCAAGCCATTGCTGGGGTGCGATCCAGAGGACGAACACCAGCAAGCCGATCCCGACGGTGAAGGGAATTCTTGCGGGGGAGCGGGTCTGATAATCGCGCCAAAACCAAATCAAGATTCCCCCACAAACGAGTGTTTGCGCGGGGAAGATCCAATATTCCGGAGAGGCGAGCCAGAAGGCGGCGCCGGGTTTGCGCAGCGCCGCCGCGAGGGTCAGGAGCGCGATGAAAACCGCCATCGGCAGCAGGAACGCGACTAGCTTTCTCCGGTGCGGCATTTCT encodes the following:
- a CDS encoding CAAX prenyl protease-related protein, with translation MDSEREMPHRRKLVAFLLPMAVFIALLTLAAALRKPGAAFWLASPEYWIFPAQTLVCGGILIWFWRDYQTRSPARIPFTVGIGLLVFVLWIAPQQWLGFPSRLTGFNPDTFAGQPVLYWSTILLRFLRLVVVVPLVEEIFWRGFLLRYLVDEKFFRVPFGTFTWLSFAGVTLGFGLAHSMADWVAALITGALYNYVAYRTRNLASCVLAHAVTNLCLGLWIMATRQWGFW
- a CDS encoding TonB-dependent receptor, whose amino-acid sequence is MKSPFRAALITLVAVFFVLPLSLHAQTTSPSPSAAIVERIITLDHPIPVAETESALPVVVYTAGFLQKHGANTPIEGLRELPSFVGTTATENDSNGGNGSAAINLRALGPESTLILINGRRAFALSDINAIAIGSLSRTEILKDGAGVIYGSDAVGGVVNFILINGPGEKPYEGAELFALYGNTTDSDAHVRQVYLKGGVTGLDGKVSIAAAGEYYSRANLYSRDREISRTADLSNDSTGLGFGGLNNNSPTYAGRVSIATAQGGAPAGQLTLINQSTVNVTPASYRAFDVPPGTDPNRFNFRAFTPAIPAVEKAMYFVTGRYKIFGDGLQLYGDILDSHTKQDNGQAGTPFTLSSAAGQGTAGRSEARASQFNPFADNLGSVRYRLQQEFPAASGRRSFFDHDYQRYVAGINGDFDHLRDNAFISRFGYDTGFVYEDFSQNRTDSGDARRSYIRALIAPPGFVNPVAPLPSTPFAGTFNPFIGQFAPITGTAPIYNNTNPTAPQFKTGVPIGTAPYDNSLATLDWTQGGAFYIGHSSFFERDFLYDAKANAHFFPNWWNGGIDAAVGYEHREANSKQIPDVVQASGDQLGFNQQAPLKFRQEVDSWFFEVAIPLITSSMNVPFVRSLDLSLAWRHEEFTDTNLLQTTPPSFSRSASFANDNPDENFGGSPRLALRYQPIPDLVVRASWGQSIRPPDFVELFTPITEVFTPLFGVGFPPLPPPVIASGNPTLKAETTDSYSAGVVWAPKYAPGFTMTADFYQLYTTNLILEPETFAQVLIDQNILAPRQVDPTGAPFCDASIDPVTNIGVVRDANGTVQCVYSPFGNAGKRHVQGLDVTAIYEIPTERWGKFTFSGGWNHFFTWKAQPGTGPYRSFLGNYDNQTLPFVPGAIPWNKGFLRGEWEWRHLDLVATGNYVGDFRDDPAFDNFNYPRDGRRNVPSYLTLDLQLSYEFVKPPPEPAPYVKESKSVTPTAADTSSIWQRLLWGTRLTVGVNNAFDRNPPTVLAAFNDNYDTSLYSIRNRYYYVALTKKF
- a CDS encoding NAD+ synthase; translation: MKIGFAQINPTVGDLSGNFEKIAGAYERLAAAGAELVVTPELAITGYPPQDLVFKSQFVPQNLEVLDKLQARLRNAALLVGFVERNQGRGKPFHNAAALLQPGAPISKTHKSLLPTYDVFDEDRYFEPECDVKPLLLGARKIGVTICEDIWTEHYLPRPLYDLEPVRALVEQGAEIILNLSASPFSLNKPAIRHEMVSALARAHNRPICYCNAVGGNDQLVFDGNSIAVNSSGQLIAQLPGFRTTEAIVDTDAAQSIELKESETPADLFAALSLGVRDYLDKCGFKSAVLGLSGGIDSAVVAAIAVEALGPANVVGVSMPSPYSSQASIDDAVALAKNLGIKCLHVPIGNAFAAFKAQFAEIFAGLPEDTTEENMQARLRGMILMSLSNKFGHIVLSTGNKSELSVGYCTIYGDMAGGLAVISDVPKTMVFQLARWLNSKREIIPVSTIEKPPSAELKPGQKDQDTLPPYDVLDEILRLYVEENLSARDIIAHGFEEKTVRWVQRRVDINEYKREQAAPGIKVTSRAFGVGRRMPIAQRYVD